A single Aspergillus puulaauensis MK2 DNA, chromosome 7, nearly complete sequence DNA region contains:
- a CDS encoding uncharacterized protein (CAZy:AA7;~COG:C;~EggNog:ENOG410PXIM;~InterPro:IPR016166,IPR006094,IPR036318;~PFAM:PF01565;~SECRETED:SignalP(1-25);~go_function: GO:0016491 - oxidoreductase activity [Evidence IEA];~go_function: GO:0050660 - flavin adenine dinucleotide binding [Evidence IEA];~go_function: GO:0071949 - FAD binding [Evidence IEA];~go_process: GO:0055114 - oxidation-reduction process [Evidence IEA]), with the protein MLPQISSGCGLLALALSALPVAASASSGPGPEACGNLTQSLGEKTVVTNTLSLQYINSQTSYFNTEQNKYKPSCIVYPTSAQDVSDAIKAIRKSDSRFAIKAGGHNPNDFYSSVDKGVLIDLSSLTEKSYDEDSKLATYQPGGTFGDVYEYFAQWNRTVVGARLAGVGTGLALGGGLSYLSSQYGMACDSFRELEVVLPSGEIVTASEKSNPDLFFGLRGGGGNSYGVVTKYTVQSYPANTFYAGNVIYLFQQNSAVLDAISDFVRYNEDPKAAIIGTYMKLPTPDLEFNLDEAIIMFLVYDGEDAGDVFKNFTDIPHLANTLKKTDYNTVVNMPIPGSAELNAGRNSFRVTVHSGDKQGIDNLNDLYEKWRAWSEKNKGQYILTSFDIQPVPKSLTDASTSNFGGNAMQMPDGPWYWVNYLLTASPLLSEEDLQKVQDSYRDLVAAVPPTEGLPLFINDAAHDQNALATYGGYEKLKSIKAKYDPDGFFSARTGGWQFP; encoded by the coding sequence ATGCTTCCCCAGATTTCGTCAGGGTGTGGCCTTCTAGCCCTGGCCCTTTCGGCCCTCCCAGtcgctgcttctgcttcttctggACCTGGCCCAGAGGCATGTGGGAATTTAACGCAGTCGCTCGGCGAAAAGACCGTCGTCACCAACACCCTAAGCCTCCAATACATCAATTCGCAAACCTCGTACTTCAACACCGAGCAGAACAAATACAAGCCGTCCTGCATCGTCTATCCAACCTCAGCGCAAGACGTCTCCGACGCAATAAAAGCGATCCGCAAATCCGACTCCCGGTTCGCTATCAAGGCCGGCGGACATAACCCTAACGACTTCTACTCGTCTGTCGACAAGGGCGTGCTGATCGATCTCTCGTCTCTAACGGAGAAGTCGTACGATGAAGATTCAAAGCTCGCGACGTACCAGCCCGGCGGCACGTTTGGAGATGTATACGAGTACTTTGCGCAGTGGAATCGCACCGTTGTGGGTGCGCGGTTGGCGGGTGTAGGGACGGGGCTTGCCCTCGGCGGTGGTCTCTCGTATCTGTCTAGCCAATATGGAATGGCCTGCGACTCGTTCCGGGAGCTTGAGGTTGTGCTGCCCTCTGGCGAGATCGTTACTGCGTCTGAGAAAAGTAACCCCGATCTGTTCTTTGGTTTACGTGGCGGCGGTGGGAATTCCTATGGTGTTGTCACGAAGTATACGGTCCAGAGTTACCCGGCGAATACCTTCTATGCAGGGAATGTGATTTATCTGTTCCAGCAGAACTCGGCTGTGCTGGATGCGATCAGCGACTTTGTTCGGTATAACGAGGACCCCAAGGCTGCGATCATTGGGACGTATATGAAACTGCCCACCCCGGACCTGGAGTTTAACCTCGACGAGGCGATCATCATGTTCCTGGTCTATGATGGCGAGGACGCAGGGGATGTGTTTAAGAATTTCACGGATATCCCGCATCTTGCCAATACGCTTAAGAAGACGGATTACAACACTGTCGTGAACATGCCTATCCCCGGCAGCGCAGAGCTCAATGCTGGTCGGAACAGCTTCCGGGTCACGGTGCACAGCGGCGACAAGCAGGGCATCGACAACCTGAACGATCTGTACGAGAAGTGGCGCGCCTGGAGCGAGAAGAACAAGGGCCAGTACATCCTGACCTCGTTCGACATCCAGCCCGTCCCGAAGTCGCTCACGGATGCCTCGACCTCGAACTTTGGCGGCAATGCGATGCAGATGCCGGATGGGCCGTGGTACTGGGTCAATTATCTGCTGACGGCGTCGCCGCTTCTGTCGGAGGAGGATTTGCAGAAGGTGCAGGACAGTTACAGGGACCTTGTCGCGGCGGTGCCCCCGACCGAGGGATTGCCGTTGTTTATTAATGATGCGGCGCATGACCAGAATGCGCTGGCTACGTACGGGGGGtatgagaagttgaagagcatcaaggccaagtatGATCCGGATGGCTTCTTTAGTGCGCGGACTGGGGGGTGGCAGTTTCCATGA
- a CDS encoding sugar porter family MFS transporter (COG:G;~EggNog:ENOG410PVSJ;~InterPro:IPR005829,IPR005828,IPR003663,IPR036259, IPR020846;~PFAM:PF00083,PF07690;~TransMembrane:11 (i21-51o71-91i98-119o125-148i160-181o193-214i282-304o324-345i352-372o384-403i455-476o);~go_component: GO:0016020 - membrane [Evidence IEA];~go_component: GO:0016021 - integral component of membrane [Evidence IEA];~go_function: GO:0022857 - transmembrane transporter activity [Evidence IEA];~go_process: GO:0055085 - transmembrane transport [Evidence IEA]): MGVLTLVEDRPTPRAVYNWRIYVLAVIASCGSNMIGYTSAFIGTTITLQSFEQEFGFDDMTQDQVDLISENIVSLFIAGAFFGAIFTYGLGHWLGRKWSLVVASALFTLGAGLSCGTKGSSGLGIMYGGRVLTGLGTGVASNIIPIYISELAPPAIRGRLVGFYELGWQIGGLVGFWINYGVQRHMPASHQQWIIPFAIQIIPAGLLFVGSLWIRESPRWLFLKGRRAQAMGNLCWIRQLDEADIYITEEVAAIDQALEEQASTIGVGFWKPFQAVARRKTILYRLFLGCMLFFWQNGSGINAINYYSPTIFTSIGVSDADVGWMTGIFGVIKAVMTFVWLLFLVDQLGRRNLLLGGAITGSICMWIIGAYICVVRPEDNPTDHLNGGGIAAIFFFYLWTAVYTPTWNGTPWVCNSEFFDPNLRSLAQAATTASNWLFNFLVSRFTKQMFAKMNYGVYFFFAALSFLAFFFAFFLIPETSGIPLEAVDRLFEIKPVWRAHSKLKEQLKEDEEQFRFEIKEGVFGKEGTEAPTHVENPENSENSGNSSA; this comes from the exons ATGGGCGTTCTCACTCTGGTGGAGGACCGGCCAACGCCAAGGGCCGTCTACAACTGGCGCATCTACGTGCTGGCCGTCATCGCATCATGCGGCTCCAATATGATCGGTTACACATCGGCCTTCATCGGCACGACCATCACGCTCCAGTCGTTCGAGCAGGAATTCGGCTTTGACGACATGACCCAAGACCAGGTCGATCTTATTAGCGAGAACATCGTTTCTCTGTTCATTGCAGGTGCTTTCTTTGGCGCCATCTTCACATACGGTCTCGGCCACTGGCTTGGTCGGAAATGGAGCTTGGTCGTTGCTTCTGCCCTGTTCACCCTTGGTGCTGGCCTGTCGTGCGGTACAAAGGGATCCTCCGGCCTCGGGATCATGTATGGAGGCCGTGTCCTGACTGGATTGGGCACTGGTGTTGCATCAAACATCATCCCTATTTATATCTCTGAACTTGCACCTCCCGCCATTCGAGGACGACTAGTCGGATTTTATGAACTGGGTTGGCAGATTGGTGGACTCGTCGGTTTCTGGATCAAC tACGGAGTTCAAAGGCATATGCCTGCAAGCCACCAGCAATGGATCATTCCGTTTGCCATCCAGATCATCCCTGCGGGATTGCTCTTCGTTGGTTCCTTATGGATCCGCGAATCTCCTCGCTGGTTGTTCCTCAAGGGCCGTCGCGCCCAGGCCATGGGCAACCTATGCTGGATTCGTCAgctggatgaagcagatatCTACATCACTGAAGAGGTGGCGGCTATTGACCAAGCTCTGGAAGAGCAGGCCTCTACAATTGGAGTCGGCTTCTGGAAGCCGTTCCAGGCTGTTGCGCGACGCAAGACGATTCTGTACCGTCTCTTCCTTGGTTGTATGCTTTTCTTCTGGCAAAATGGATCTGgtatcaacgccatcaactACTATAGTCCGACTATCTTCACCAGCATCGGCGTGTCTGACGCTGATGTCGGCTGGATGACGGGTATCTTCGGTGTGATCAAGGCTGTCATGACTTTTGtttggcttcttttcctgGTCGATCAGCTTGGACGACGGAACCTTCTGCTTGGCGGTGCTATCACCGGCTCTATCTGCATGTGGATTATTGGAGCTTATATCTGCGTCGTCCGTCCTGAGGACAACCCTACCGACCATCTCAATGGAGGCGGTATTGCGGCtattttcttcttttatCTGTGGACT GCTGTCTATACTCCCACCTGGAACGGAACACCCTGGGTTTGCAACTCG GAATTCTTCGATCCCAACCTCCGATCCCTCGCGCAAGCCGCGACAACAGCCAGCAACTGGCTgttcaacttcctcgtcTCGCGATTCACCAAGCAAATGTTTGCAAAGATGAACTACGGCgtctacttcttcttcgcggcACTATCCTTCCTCgcgttcttcttcgccttcttcctgaTCCCCGAAACCAGCGGTATCCCTCTCGAGGCCGTCGACCGGCTGTTCGAGATCAAGCCTGTCTGGAGGGCACACAGCAAGCTGAAGGAGCAGCtgaaggaagacgaagaacaGTTCCGCTTTGAAATCAAGGAGGGTGTGTTTGGGAAAGAGGGCACTGAGGCGCCGACGCATGTAGAGAACCCTGAGAATTCTGAGAACTCCGGGAACTCTTCGGCATGA
- a CDS encoding uncharacterized protein (COG:S;~EggNog:ENOG410Q1M7;~TransMembrane:1 (o139-162i)), whose amino-acid sequence MSEEVRAGWPVRRYLPTTEVCPPGEHGEKTWGQFFACCPDPSRPNVTDSGYRKCDLDSELGDLTPQPQCANSTWTLWTYESGYFCCDPTIGEQGYYYQSTGQLGCGTGDWISTADSDVRNAGNYPQPAVKKHSSTNKGAIAGGVVGGVCGALIIVGIIWFFLRRRRQSNKRNATEAFTDSSSYNNNTTKTQIESGPAELHEQSPVQKEMPADPHLRHELSGTMPAKQEPSELA is encoded by the exons ATGTCCGAGGAGGTTCGAGCTGGCTGGCCGGTCCGCCGGTACCTCCCAACAACCGAAGTATGCCCTCCCGGCGAGCACGGCGAAAAGACCTGGGGCCAGTTCTTTGCGTGCTGTCCTGATCCGTCACGACCGAATGTGACCGACTCGGGCTATCGGAAGTGCGACCTTGACAGCGAGCTAGGGGACTTGACGCCGCAGCCTCAGTGTGCCAATTCAACATGGACCCTTTGGACCTATGAGTCGGGATACTTCTGCTGCGACCCGACGATTGGTGAACAGGGCTACTACTATCAATCCACTGGCCAGCTGGGTTGTGGCACCGGCGATTGGATCTCGACGGCTGATTCTGATGTGCGGAATGCAGGGAATTATCCACAGCCCGCGG TAAAAAAGCATTCATCAACGAACAAAGGCGCGATAGCGGGTGGTGTCGTCGGGGGTGTTTGCGGAGCGCTGATAATCGTGGGCATAATATGGTTCTTCctccgtcgtcgtcgccagtCGAACAAGAGAAATGCCACAGAGGCTTTCACCGACTCGAGCAGCTATAACAACAATACAACCAAAACCCAGATCGAGAGTGGCCCGGCTGAGCTGCATGAACAGTCCCCCGTGCAAAAGGAGATGCCTGCTGATCCACACTTGCGCCACGAGCTTTCTGGAACGATGCCTGCAAAGCAAGAACCTTCTGAGCTTGCTTGA
- a CDS encoding uncharacterized protein (TransMembrane:3 (i21-41o47-68i75-93o)), giving the protein MLESAPINSSRGRSSQTWTCSFLQFIIVLNLCRVSVLRRSADLPPPFLPRFLPLSLSRVSLLSFSAQLQRPFFDFFLYILIYFLSFIFAVHNFNALSSALTPPG; this is encoded by the coding sequence ATGCTCGAGTCTGCGCcaatcaacagcagcaggggcAGGTCAAGCCAGACCTGGACTTGCAGTTTCTTGCAGTTTATTATTGTCCTCAATTTGTGCAGAGTCTCAGTTTTGAGGCGGTCAGCTGACCTGCCTCCTCCCTTTCTCCCTCgttttctccctctctccctgTCGCGTGTCAGCCTGTTGTCCTTTTCTGCCCAGCTTCAGCGTCCattctttgatttctttctatatatactGATCTATTTTTTGAGCTTCATCTTTGCTGTCCATAACTTCAATGCCCTATCGTCTGCTCTAACCCCACCCGGTTAG
- a CDS encoding uncharacterized protein (SECRETED:SignalP(1-19)), producing the protein MSLNQTLLYLLSLSSISFANQDVLDADRDSGRDYRALVTKTITYNEQTPLPAQNITSDFDSLSCQPDEKQCNDSCIPSTQDCCSADHCFPGDYCYHHSGKAHCCPQGLECFQISGHVCFDQKILWYDEVHIVEEDSDEVVTAWDLHESVRRAKTRLTVTASYPSEGRSSYSELSSRVVRAAATSSVVLDSIATRTITFTSSPTSELGDSWAGPAGVEGVKGQAVLG; encoded by the exons ATGTCGCTGAACCAGACTCTACtctatcttctctctctctcctcgaTTTCCTTTGCGAACCAGGATGTTCTAGATGCCGACCGAGACTCAGGTCGAGACTACAGAGCTCTGGTCACGAAGACCATCACATATAATGAGCAGACACCACTGCCGGCCCAGA ATATCACTAGCGACTTTGACAGTCTGTCCTGCCAGCCAGACGAAAAACAATGCAACGATTCATGTATTCCCTCAACACAGGACTGCTGCTCGGCCGACCACTGCTTCCCAGGAGACTACTGCTACCACCACAGCGGCAAAGCACACTGCTGCCCCCAGGGCCTAGAGTGCTTCCAGATCAGCGGCCATGTCTGCTTCGACCAGAAGATCCTGTGGTACGACGAGGTTCACAttgtggaggaggatagCGACGAGGTGGTCACCGCGTGGGATCTGCACGAGTCTGTGCGGCGAGCGAAAACGAGGCTCACCGTGACAGCCTCGTATCCGAGCGAGGGTCGCTCCTCGTACTCAGAGTTGAGCTCAAGAGTGGTGCGGGCGGCGGCAACGTCGTCGGTGGTGTTGGACTCGATAGCCACGCGGACAATCACGTTCACAAGCAGTCCGACCTCGGAGCTGGGAGACTCTTGGGCGGGGCCCGCGGGAGTCGAGGGAGTCAAGGGACAGGCTGTTCTGGGATGA
- a CDS encoding phosphatase PAP2 family protein (COG:S;~EggNog:ENOG410PI57;~InterPro:IPR026841;~PFAM:PF14378;~TransMembrane:7 (o20-37i109-129o195-215i227-245o286-306i318-338o344-366i)) — translation MSTNSTGNIDLGKPQFASHSWLEPIVVVSIMLISLYVNRYKHFSVLDTNRDPVAEREYLKADIEASSVPLPDDLNGLNSSPPAKRRSYGCCVISTPNSSRFARHIHSRFVQKFPFLVEMFYWILNYAFYSCTKALAQALSPAGTDVVQLAQDHGISILDLEHRSIFSIFFPVEESDFQSFFLNGHPGWMTFFNRIYSLVHIPGTVAFISWYYWAAPDHQRFATVRRTMTLGNFVAFIVFCFYPCMPPRLLPESYNFHDTVRQENAESVWVGGKMVNQLAAMPSLHFTYAFCIGATFIYHSNFWSLFNGGRRTLRAMATTAVFVGLGIFYPLLVLSVIVATANHYWFDATVAMFSVAMCFAINRIWLVLLPAEDIFLWVTRLEKPVPTTGSRLRNSNWHMQKDNFEESEHLLQHN, via the exons ATGTCGACAAATTCCACCGGGAACATCGATCTGGGTAAACCCCAGTTTGCTTCCCACTCATGGCTCGAGCCGATC GTCGTCGTGAGCATTATGCTTATCTCCCTCTACGTGAACCGTTACAAACACTTCAGCGTCCTCGACACCAACCGTGACCCCGTCGCCGAGCGAGAGTACCTCAAGGCCGACATTGAAGCAAGCTCGGTACCGCTGCCGGACGATCTGAATGGCTTGAATAGCTCACCTCCCGCGAAGCGCCGATCATACGGTTGCTGCGTGATCAGCACGCCAAATTCCTCTCGTTTCGCCCGTCACATACACAGCCGCTTCGTCCAGAAATTCCCTTTCTTGGTTGAGATGTTTTACTGGATCCTCAACTACGCGTTCTACTCGTGCACAAAGGCGTTAGCGCAGGCGCTATCTCCCGCTGGAACAGACGTAGTGCAGCTCGCGCAGGACCACGGCATTTCTATCCTCGACCTGGAACACCGTTCGATTTTCAGCATATTTTTCCCTGTCGAAGAATCTGACTTCCAATCCTTCTTTCTCAATGGACATCCGGGGTGGATGACGTTTTTCAATCGGATCTACTCCCTGGTCCACATCCCAGGGACCGTCGC GTTCATCTCATGGTACTACTGGGCCGCCCCTGATCATCAGCGATTTGCTACCGTCCGCCGCACGATGACGCTTGGAAACTTTGTCGCGTTTATAGTCTTCTGTTTCTACCCGTGCATGCCCCCGCGGCTGCTTCCCGAGTCATACAACTTCCACGACACCGTGCGCCAGGAAAACGCAGAAAGTGTGTGGGTCGGCGGGAAGATGGTCAACCAACTAGCAGCCATGCCGAGCTTGCACTTTACCTATGCTTTCTGTATCGGTGCGACGTTTATCTATCACTCCAATTTCTGGTCGCTGTTCAACGGCGGCCGGAGGACCCTGCGTGCTATGGCCACCACCGCGGTCTTTGTCGGCCTTGGCATCTTCTATCCTCTCCTCGTGTTGTCGGTGATTGTCGCCACGGCAAACCACTACTGGTTCGATGCGACCGTAGCGATGTTCTCCGTCGCGATGTGCTTCGCCATCAACCGGATCTGGCTGGTCCTACTGCCGGCAGAGGACATCTTCCTCTGGGTGACGCGCCTGGAAAAGCCCGTGCCAACGACCGGCAGCAGACTTCGTAACAGCAACTGGCACATGCAGAAAGACAACTTCGAGGAGTCGGAGCACCTGCTGCAACACAACTAA
- a CDS encoding Zn(II)2Cys6 transcription factor (COG:S;~EggNog:ENOG410PYD9;~InterPro:IPR036864,IPR021858,IPR001138;~PFAM:PF00172;~go_function: GO:0000981 - DNA-binding transcription factor activity, RNA polymerase II-specific [Evidence IEA];~go_function: GO:0008270 - zinc ion binding [Evidence IEA];~go_process: GO:0006355 - regulation of transcription, DNA-templated [Evidence IEA]), whose amino-acid sequence MASLPPAKKGRKFHHKSRYGCLPCKRRRIKCDEKKPICDNCAQRNIECSLRYLEPATIQRQPTTITAPNSNASSLQILHGIPAQISYGDVPPFCRSNTRDYELYCHFQTRTAPSFSYQEIVQKLFREEFPKIATSFPFVGHGILSVAYIHLAGQSQASSRSLLAEAAFHVNQALPEYSEALRDITEQNSAALFGFAMFVVLFDFANVNEECGVLLRAARRETESEESDKKGEIVKELASNAARVAHGMHNIFGIFWRCQRWISSSALAPVIQRYSPPMLSEPSMSWIRVEDGHLAALNGLWQGNPAIPLHHSCALSDALNSLRDTFAMVTQLTVLRPHGNRAVGSLSVDLGQIHTELSVGRLDDIPSVFTWYIRLSPDFISMVEAGNGYAMVVLAHYAIVLHRATCDKWWIHNLPQRFVASAELVLGQERRAWIEWPLLVVDARNAG is encoded by the exons ATGGCCAGCCTCCCGCCCGCGAAAAAGGGCCGCAAGTTCCACCATAAGTCGCGATACGGCTGTCTACCGTGTAAGCGGCGGAGAATTAAG TGCGATGAGAAAAAGCCCATCTGCGATAACTGCGCTCAGCGCAATATCGAGTGCTCCTTGAGATACCTCGAGCCAGCTACAATACAGCGCCAACCCACTACTATTACAGCCCCGAATAGTAATGCTTCATCACTGCAGATACTGCATGGGATTCCTGCGCAGATATCGTATGGAGACGTTCCCCCCTTCTGTCGCAGCAATACGCGCGACTATGAGCTCTACTGCCACTTCCAGACGCGCACGGCTCCTAGCTTCTCATACCAGGAGATTGTGCAGAAGCTTTTCCGCGAGGAGTTTCCGAAGATAGCGACGTCGTTTCCGTTCGTTGGTCATGGGATCCTCAGTGTCGCCTACATTCACCTTGCAGGGCAGTCTCAGGCATCGTCGCGGAGTTTACTCGCAGAGGCTGCTTTCCATGTTAACCAGGCCCTGCCGGAGTACTCGGAGGCGCTAAGGGATATAACGGAGCAGAATTCGGCGGCGTTGTTTGGGTTTGCGATGTTTGTGGTGCTGTTTGATTTTGCGAATGTTAATGAGGAGTGTGGTGTTTTGCTACGCgctgcgaggagggagacaGAGTCTGAAGAGTCCGACAAGAAGGGAGAGATTGTCAAAGAGCTCGCGAGTAATGCTGCAAGAGTTGCCCACGGTATGCACAATATCTTCGGGATATTCTGGAGATGCCAGCGGTGGATTTCATCCAGCGCTCTTGCTCCTGTCATCCAGCGATATAGTCCGCCAATGCTGAGCGAGCCCTCGATGAGCTGGATCAGGGTGGAAGACGGGCACCTGGCAGCGTTGAATGGTCTGTGGCAGGGTAATCCGGCAATCCCTTTGCACCATTCATGTGCTCTGTCCGACGCTCTGAATTCCCTCCGCGATACCTTTGCCATGGTCACCCAGTTGACTGTTCTGCGGCCTCACGGGAATCGCGCTGTCGGATCATTGTCTGTGGATTTAGGTCAGATCCATACAGAGCTCTCGGTTGGACGACTCGACGATATCCCGAGCGTCTTCACGTGGTATATCAGGCTGTCGCCGGATTTTATTAGCATGGTTGAGGCCGGGAATGGGTATGCGATGGTCGTGCTCGCCCACTATGCGATCGTCCTGCACAGGGCTACTTGCGACAAATGGTGGATTCACAATCTCCCTCAACGATTTGTGGCGAGTGCCGAGTTGGTCCTGGGACAGGAACGAAGGGCATGGATTGAATGGCcgttgttggttgttgatgctCGGAATGCTGGATGA